One genomic region from Tautonia marina encodes:
- a CDS encoding SdrD B-like domain-containing protein — MERLEDRTLLSQIFGQLFEDMDGDGLRDVGEVGIEGVEVQLLKFNIVDGSTEPYRTTISDTQGRYSFGNDGQPVPVGDYQLQIAPEAADAVQTYPMVEHAARPYFLRIDSANQTIGAWSDTPLTDPTEGWIDEIPTSGPESTQSYFMNGDFLFQFGPQGIGPSRVSFSGMATVVTTASPGGDADGNGLADVTATMTELTLNGILRSDQHEAGYQGPISLTLRETPASTGLVEARQDTPLLADGSFDLYVSIDVPDDWPNVTSPLINESAIGFLAREIARFPAFGHVYEQRGTEPPVVLFNEAGEQQGELFFSSMTPTPGADFGVFRLGAIEGQKFEDINGDGVFDEGEPGLEGWEIVIESLGTELDTEDGGSPGGGQAGPPPGHGHAPSGPVTVTTGADGSYVLEGLGPGYYKVTESVALPWVQTLPGAPDFSYTILLTSGGTEILNFGNVLQLGGFDYGDAPESYGTLLADDGPRHEIVSALRLGGSVDPEEDGQPDGQALGDDLDGNDDEDGVNFTSALVAGRVNTIIVNASGAGNLSAWLDLDGNGVFDPTDQVLTDEPLVAGDNEVDLDLTAIGELEEGVDTFARFRFSTDAGLGPLGEASDGEVEDYAVTIYAASDVGIIIGQVFEDFDGDGLRDPTEVGLNDWTVELVTLDGVVVASTISATDGDNDGMYSFVDVIPGTYEIRQVAPEGDVTWLQTYPGGESGAVSYFIDVVPGQIGSAPYVDAESDGTATWLADLGPATDTFPLLAQFSLLSGGGGAGHGGDPLNLTLFGTGVVERFAATDEDGDGTAETVPATFQSLELSGYVMVGGHEGTPGEIMGPVTVRLLQPADGQFGGSSEHGEEETEDGAIPVSFSMLLEIDLTALGMGVYTSSGTPVSFDGGVLQIPYVGTDIAHEGGGPPIQFNDGAGSIYRLVAGHLMPAYGLDFGNFADVSVSGTVFDDYDLDGVQGLDEPGLAGVTVMVQLAVEESEHGSGGGGGGHGGGGSAGGHEETEPTVFLTLTDANGMWSLANLGPGTYTIQIIPPGAYVPSSGDPNDLLTTVTFASGDVITEINGALAQFDYGDAPDPTYPTLIASDGASHVVTGNFQLGELIDGELDGQPTVGADGDPSDDGVTFSSTVLRPGQETTLTVLVSLAGGTGFLDAWVDFNADGDWDDLGEQILVSQEVVEGENLLPFTVPVDASAGATTYARFRLSRTGELTPTGDGAAGEVEDYLLTINAAPVAADMSFSVAEDTTLEVAAPGVLADASDVEGDLLTVILVTGPAHGTLQLNPDGSFSYEPDADFFGADSFVFIVSDGTAESAPATATIDVLAVPDDPTATLSNNGPVDEGSPVTVEFTDPLDPDDPAAEFRYSFALTPAGLASSFGEASADASTMFTFGDDGTYTVFARIFDSNGGSTDAQTMVTVLDVAPTITAPAGQAADERTTVVIDLGTLVDPGDDGPWTVVVDWGDGTTGTVVVDEAGPIGLQSHRYLTAGTFEVTLSATDHDGVEGPSSSFQVVVEATPATPGDMDRDGLTDLVDYTSDDATGGRFEVRQTSDGSAHLVPLGEMGDIPVHGDFDGDGIIDVAVFRPNVDITGDGIADAAGWTIIESSTGSTREVLFGAPGMMDMPVSADFDGDGITDIATFRPNSDVTPGAAEWFILPSGGGSAYHIAFGAANLMDLPAPADYDGDGKADIATFRPDSDVTPGAAEWFILPSGGGSAYHIAFGAANLMDLPVPADYDGDGKADIATYRSESDLLAGSAHWFILPSSTNLGYAVATGAAGDVAAPGEYDADGRIDLATFRQDSSLWTIRDSSTEDVRTILFGTNGARTVPLLAPLASRLAATDHALGTGSASAARLAGVTDTSKALEVIDLALDELDDWRWN; from the coding sequence TTGGAACGCCTCGAAGATCGGACGCTGCTGTCCCAGATCTTCGGTCAGCTCTTTGAAGACATGGATGGCGATGGCCTGAGGGATGTGGGCGAAGTGGGTATTGAGGGGGTTGAGGTTCAACTCCTGAAGTTCAATATCGTGGATGGCTCGACCGAGCCGTATCGGACCACGATCTCGGATACGCAGGGACGTTATTCCTTTGGCAATGATGGCCAACCTGTTCCTGTCGGCGACTATCAGCTTCAGATCGCTCCTGAAGCGGCTGATGCCGTGCAGACCTATCCGATGGTCGAGCATGCCGCACGGCCGTATTTCCTGAGAATTGACTCGGCGAACCAGACCATCGGCGCCTGGTCCGACACACCGCTGACCGACCCAACGGAAGGCTGGATCGATGAGATCCCCACGTCGGGCCCGGAAAGCACCCAATCCTACTTCATGAACGGCGACTTCCTGTTCCAGTTCGGTCCGCAGGGGATCGGGCCGTCGCGGGTTTCGTTCTCGGGGATGGCCACGGTGGTGACCACCGCCTCTCCCGGAGGTGATGCCGACGGCAATGGTCTGGCCGATGTTACGGCCACGATGACCGAACTGACGCTCAACGGAATTCTCCGATCCGACCAGCACGAGGCAGGGTATCAGGGACCGATCTCTCTGACACTCCGGGAAACGCCTGCGTCGACCGGCCTTGTCGAGGCCCGGCAAGATACGCCCCTGCTGGCTGATGGGTCGTTTGATCTGTACGTCTCGATCGACGTGCCCGATGATTGGCCCAATGTCACCTCTCCCCTGATCAACGAGTCCGCGATCGGATTCCTCGCCCGTGAAATCGCTCGCTTCCCGGCCTTTGGCCACGTGTACGAGCAACGGGGGACCGAGCCGCCGGTGGTGCTGTTCAACGAAGCCGGTGAGCAGCAGGGTGAGCTTTTCTTCTCGTCGATGACGCCGACACCGGGGGCCGATTTCGGGGTCTTCCGACTCGGAGCGATCGAGGGGCAGAAGTTTGAGGATATCAATGGGGACGGCGTTTTTGATGAAGGCGAGCCTGGCCTCGAAGGCTGGGAAATCGTCATCGAGAGCCTCGGGACCGAGCTGGACACGGAAGACGGCGGGAGCCCTGGGGGTGGTCAGGCTGGACCTCCTCCAGGACACGGTCATGCCCCTAGTGGTCCGGTGACAGTCACGACCGGCGCTGACGGGTCGTACGTGCTCGAAGGACTGGGTCCAGGCTATTACAAGGTCACCGAGAGCGTGGCGTTGCCCTGGGTACAGACCCTGCCGGGAGCGCCCGATTTCTCGTACACGATCCTCCTGACGAGCGGCGGGACGGAGATCCTCAATTTCGGTAACGTCCTGCAACTGGGCGGGTTCGACTACGGCGACGCGCCCGAAAGCTATGGAACGCTGCTGGCCGACGACGGGCCCCGGCACGAGATCGTCAGTGCCTTGCGGCTGGGTGGGTCGGTCGATCCCGAGGAGGACGGCCAGCCTGACGGGCAGGCACTGGGTGACGACCTTGACGGCAATGACGACGAAGACGGCGTGAACTTCACGTCCGCCCTGGTCGCGGGCAGGGTCAACACGATCATCGTCAACGCCTCGGGGGCCGGCAACCTCAGCGCCTGGCTCGATCTGGACGGCAACGGGGTCTTCGACCCGACCGATCAGGTATTGACCGACGAGCCGCTCGTGGCGGGTGACAACGAGGTCGATCTCGACCTGACCGCGATTGGCGAGCTAGAGGAGGGTGTCGACACCTTTGCCCGGTTCCGGTTCAGCACCGACGCAGGGCTCGGCCCGCTTGGCGAGGCGAGCGACGGCGAGGTCGAAGACTACGCCGTGACCATTTACGCAGCCTCGGACGTGGGGATCATCATCGGCCAGGTCTTCGAGGACTTCGATGGCGACGGACTTCGTGATCCGACCGAAGTGGGCCTGAACGACTGGACGGTTGAGCTGGTCACGCTCGACGGCGTGGTCGTGGCCTCGACGATCTCGGCCACCGATGGCGACAACGACGGGATGTATTCGTTCGTCGACGTCATCCCGGGGACCTACGAGATTCGTCAGGTTGCTCCCGAGGGGGACGTGACCTGGTTGCAGACCTACCCCGGTGGCGAGAGTGGCGCTGTCTCCTACTTCATCGATGTGGTCCCTGGCCAAATCGGCAGCGCGCCCTACGTGGATGCCGAGAGCGACGGCACCGCGACCTGGCTGGCAGACCTGGGGCCGGCCACCGACACGTTCCCGCTGCTGGCGCAGTTCTCGCTGCTCAGTGGGGGCGGCGGTGCCGGTCACGGCGGCGATCCCTTGAACCTGACCCTCTTCGGAACGGGGGTGGTCGAGCGCTTCGCCGCGACCGACGAGGACGGGGATGGCACGGCCGAGACGGTGCCGGCGACCTTCCAGAGCCTCGAACTCTCGGGCTACGTCATGGTCGGAGGGCACGAGGGTACGCCCGGCGAGATCATGGGACCGGTTACGGTGCGGCTCCTGCAGCCGGCTGACGGTCAGTTCGGCGGTAGCAGCGAGCACGGTGAGGAGGAAACGGAAGACGGAGCGATTCCCGTTTCGTTCTCGATGCTGCTTGAGATTGACCTGACCGCGCTGGGGATGGGAGTTTACACCAGCAGCGGCACGCCCGTCTCGTTCGACGGCGGCGTCTTGCAAATTCCTTACGTGGGCACCGACATTGCGCACGAGGGGGGCGGACCCCCGATCCAGTTCAACGACGGCGCCGGGTCGATCTATCGCCTCGTTGCGGGGCACCTGATGCCCGCCTACGGGCTCGACTTCGGCAACTTCGCCGACGTTTCCGTGAGCGGCACGGTGTTCGACGACTACGACCTCGACGGCGTCCAGGGGCTCGATGAACCGGGCCTGGCCGGCGTGACGGTGATGGTGCAACTGGCGGTGGAGGAATCGGAACACGGCAGTGGTGGCGGCGGTGGCGGCCACGGCGGAGGCGGTTCGGCCGGTGGTCACGAAGAGACCGAACCGACCGTCTTCCTCACCCTCACCGATGCCAACGGCATGTGGTCGCTGGCCAACCTGGGACCAGGAACGTATACGATCCAGATCATTCCGCCTGGCGCTTACGTGCCCAGCTCGGGAGATCCGAACGATCTGCTCACGACCGTGACCTTCGCCAGTGGCGATGTGATCACGGAGATCAATGGCGCCCTGGCCCAGTTTGATTACGGTGATGCCCCCGATCCGACCTATCCGACCCTGATCGCCTCTGATGGTGCCTCTCACGTGGTGACGGGCAACTTCCAGCTTGGCGAGCTGATCGATGGGGAACTCGACGGTCAGCCGACCGTCGGAGCCGATGGCGACCCGAGCGACGATGGTGTGACCTTCTCCTCGACGGTGCTCCGCCCCGGCCAGGAAACCACGCTGACCGTACTCGTTTCGCTGGCCGGCGGGACCGGATTCCTCGATGCCTGGGTTGATTTCAACGCCGACGGCGACTGGGACGACCTTGGCGAGCAAATCCTCGTGTCGCAGGAAGTGGTCGAGGGTGAGAACCTTCTGCCCTTCACCGTGCCTGTCGATGCCTCGGCCGGCGCGACGACCTATGCCCGGTTCCGCCTCAGCCGGACCGGCGAGCTCACCCCGACCGGCGATGGAGCGGCCGGTGAGGTTGAGGATTACCTGCTGACGATCAACGCGGCGCCGGTGGCCGCGGACATGTCGTTCTCGGTCGCCGAGGACACGACCCTGGAGGTTGCCGCTCCGGGAGTGCTGGCAGATGCTTCTGACGTGGAAGGGGATCTGCTGACCGTCATCCTGGTGACCGGACCGGCTCACGGCACCTTGCAGCTCAACCCTGACGGCTCGTTCTCGTACGAGCCCGACGCGGACTTCTTCGGCGCCGACTCGTTCGTCTTTATCGTCAGCGATGGGACGGCCGAGAGTGCTCCGGCCACGGCAACGATCGACGTGTTGGCGGTCCCGGACGACCCGACCGCGACCCTGTCGAACAACGGGCCAGTCGATGAAGGGAGCCCGGTGACGGTTGAATTCACCGATCCGTTGGACCCGGACGACCCTGCCGCCGAGTTCCGCTACAGCTTCGCGTTGACCCCGGCCGGCCTGGCATCGAGCTTCGGGGAGGCGTCGGCAGACGCCAGCACGATGTTCACCTTCGGCGACGACGGCACGTACACCGTCTTTGCCCGCATCTTCGATTCGAACGGTGGCAGCACCGACGCTCAGACGATGGTGACGGTGCTCGACGTGGCGCCGACCATCACCGCTCCGGCCGGACAGGCCGCGGATGAGCGAACAACGGTCGTCATCGACCTTGGTACGCTGGTCGATCCTGGTGACGATGGCCCCTGGACGGTCGTGGTCGACTGGGGAGACGGCACGACGGGGACGGTCGTCGTTGATGAGGCGGGCCCGATCGGTCTGCAGTCGCACCGCTATCTGACCGCGGGAACGTTCGAGGTCACACTCTCGGCCACGGATCACGACGGGGTCGAAGGACCATCGAGCAGCTTCCAGGTCGTGGTCGAAGCAACCCCGGCGACCCCGGGTGACATGGACCGCGACGGCCTGACCGACCTGGTCGATTACACCTCTGACGACGCGACGGGTGGCCGGTTTGAAGTTCGCCAGACTTCGGACGGATCGGCCCACCTCGTTCCTCTGGGCGAGATGGGAGACATCCCGGTTCACGGCGACTTCGACGGCGACGGCATCATCGATGTCGCCGTCTTCCGCCCGAACGTCGACATCACCGGCGACGGCATCGCGGATGCCGCCGGCTGGACAATCATCGAATCGTCGACCGGCAGCACGAGGGAGGTCCTCTTCGGCGCTCCGGGAATGATGGACATGCCGGTTTCGGCCGACTTCGACGGCGACGGCATCACCGACATTGCAACCTTCCGGCCGAACAGCGACGTGACCCCCGGCGCGGCCGAGTGGTTCATTCTGCCCTCGGGCGGCGGCTCGGCCTACCACATTGCCTTCGGCGCGGCGAACCTGATGGATCTGCCCGCACCGGCCGACTACGACGGCGACGGCAAGGCCGACATCGCCACCTTCCGACCGGACAGCGACGTGACCCCCGGCGCGGCGGAATGGTTCATTCTGCCCTCGGGCGGCGGCTCGGCCTATCACATTGCCTTCGGCGCGGCGAACCTGATGGATCTGCCCGTACCGGCCGACTACGACGGCGACGGCAAGGCCGACATCGCGACGTATCGTTCGGAAAGCGACCTGCTCGCGGGGTCGGCTCACTGGTTCATCCTGCCTTCGTCGACGAACCTCGGCTATGCCGTGGCGACGGGGGCGGCCGGGGACGTTGCAGCTCCGGGTGAATACGACGCGGATGGCCGGATCGACCTGGCAACCTTCCGTCAGGATTCGTCGCTGTGGACGATCCGCGACAGCTCGACAGAGGATGTGCGGACGATCCTGTTCGGGACGAACGGTGCCCGGACGGTTCCGCTGCTGGCTCCGCTGGCGAGCCGACTGGCCGCCACGGATCATGCCCTGGGGACCGGATCGGCCTCGGCCGCCCGGCTCGCGGGGGTGACGGACACCTCGAAGGCGCTTGAGGTCATCGACCTGGCGCTGGACGAACTGGATGACTGGCGGTGGAACTGA
- a CDS encoding type I restriction endonuclease subunit R, with protein sequence MSPGISESVVEDAALSWFEGMGYEVAHGPDLAPGEPGAERDSYADVVLEGRFRASLARINPGIPATAIDEAARKVLRTETPSLVENNRRFHRMLTEGVDVEYRRPDGSIAGDKVWLVDFTHHERNDWLVVNQFTVVEDRRKRRADMVVFVNGLPLAVIELKNAGDENATVRGAFNQLQTYKLDVPSLFARNEVLVVSDGLQARIGSLTADFERFMPWRTVEGDDVAPKGTPELEVLVKGVFDKGRFLNLVQNFVVFESDGVSVVKKLAGYHQFHAVNKAVACTVGAASPEGDKRVGVIWHTQGSGKSLTMAFYAGKIVKDPAMANPTLVVLTDRNDLDDQLFGTFSNCQSLLRQAPVQVERRDQVAEMLKVASGGVVFTTIQKFLPETKGAKYPLVSDRRNIVVIADEAHRSQYDFIDGFARHMRDALPNASFIGFTGTPIEATDKNTQAVFGDYIDVYDITRSVEDGATVRIYYEGRLAQIALNEGEKPKLDDEFEEVTEGQEVEKKEKLKSKWARLEAMVGAEKRVELVAQDIVDHFEQRTAALEGKGMIVAMSRRICVDLYDEIVKLRPDWHSDDDSQGAIKVVMTGSASDPQAWQPHIRTKSGREAIAKRFKEPADPLRLVIVRDMWLTGFDAPCLHTMYADKPMQGHGLMQAIARVNRVFRDKPGGLIVDYLGLAHVLKKALASYTEGDRRQAGIPKEEAVALLLEKHEVVSAMLFGFDFSPIHSDDPGRRLGVVSGAMNFILERDQQSPEDNLKSRFMDEVSKMVRAFALAVPHDDALTIRDEVGFFQAVRAGLVKYTPAEGKSEHEVDSAIRQLVSKAITTDRVIDIFTDAGMKRPEISILSDEFLAEVRDLPQRNLALELLRKLLNDEIKSRSRKNLVEARSFAGMLEEAIQRYQNRSIETAQVIAQLIELAKEMRAAHRRGESLGLTEDELAFYDALEVNDSAVKVMGDETLRGIARELADVVRRNVSIDWTEKESVKAKLRTIVKRLLRKHGYPPDKQEQATMTVLAQAETLCKDWAA encoded by the coding sequence ATGAGCCCTGGTATCTCCGAGTCCGTCGTCGAGGACGCTGCCCTGTCCTGGTTTGAAGGCATGGGTTACGAGGTCGCGCATGGCCCCGACCTGGCGCCGGGCGAGCCGGGCGCGGAGCGGGACTCTTATGCCGACGTGGTGCTGGAGGGGAGGTTCCGCGCGAGCCTCGCCAGGATCAATCCGGGCATCCCCGCCACGGCCATCGACGAGGCGGCGCGGAAGGTGCTTCGGACCGAGACGCCGAGCCTGGTTGAGAACAACCGCCGGTTCCACCGGATGCTGACCGAAGGGGTCGATGTTGAGTACCGACGGCCGGACGGCTCGATCGCGGGGGACAAGGTCTGGCTCGTCGACTTCACTCACCATGAGCGAAACGACTGGCTTGTCGTCAATCAGTTCACCGTCGTCGAGGATCGGCGCAAACGTCGAGCCGACATGGTCGTGTTCGTCAATGGATTGCCTTTGGCCGTCATCGAGTTGAAGAACGCAGGCGACGAGAACGCGACTGTTCGGGGGGCGTTTAATCAGCTCCAGACCTACAAGCTCGACGTTCCCAGCCTCTTCGCACGCAACGAGGTTTTGGTCGTTTCTGATGGGCTCCAGGCCCGGATCGGGTCGCTGACAGCCGACTTCGAACGGTTCATGCCCTGGCGGACGGTCGAGGGGGACGATGTGGCGCCGAAGGGGACGCCCGAACTCGAAGTCTTGGTGAAGGGGGTCTTCGACAAGGGGCGGTTCCTGAACCTCGTCCAGAACTTCGTCGTCTTCGAGTCCGATGGCGTGTCGGTCGTCAAGAAACTGGCCGGCTACCACCAGTTTCACGCGGTCAACAAGGCGGTCGCCTGCACCGTCGGGGCAGCTTCGCCGGAGGGGGACAAGCGGGTCGGGGTGATCTGGCACACGCAGGGCAGCGGCAAGAGTCTGACGATGGCCTTCTACGCGGGCAAGATCGTCAAAGACCCGGCGATGGCGAACCCGACGCTCGTGGTCTTGACCGACCGCAACGACCTGGACGATCAACTCTTCGGCACCTTCTCGAACTGCCAATCGTTGTTGAGACAGGCTCCGGTGCAGGTTGAGCGGCGCGATCAGGTCGCCGAGATGCTCAAGGTCGCGTCGGGTGGGGTGGTCTTCACGACGATCCAGAAGTTTCTGCCCGAGACCAAGGGGGCCAAGTACCCTCTCGTCTCCGACCGCCGCAATATCGTCGTCATTGCCGACGAAGCCCACCGCAGCCAGTACGACTTTATCGACGGCTTCGCCCGCCACATGCGCGACGCCCTGCCCAACGCATCGTTCATCGGGTTCACCGGCACGCCGATCGAGGCGACGGACAAGAACACCCAGGCTGTCTTCGGCGACTACATCGATGTGTACGACATCACGCGATCGGTCGAGGATGGAGCGACGGTCCGAATCTACTACGAGGGGCGACTGGCACAGATCGCGCTCAACGAGGGCGAGAAACCCAAGCTCGATGACGAGTTCGAGGAAGTCACCGAGGGTCAGGAAGTCGAGAAGAAGGAGAAGCTGAAATCGAAGTGGGCGCGGCTGGAAGCGATGGTGGGGGCGGAGAAGCGGGTCGAACTGGTCGCCCAAGACATCGTTGACCACTTCGAGCAACGGACGGCTGCCTTGGAGGGCAAAGGGATGATCGTCGCGATGAGTCGGCGTATCTGCGTCGACCTCTATGACGAGATCGTCAAGCTCCGCCCTGACTGGCACAGCGACGACGACTCCCAGGGGGCCATCAAGGTCGTGATGACCGGCTCGGCCTCCGACCCTCAAGCGTGGCAGCCCCACATCCGCACCAAGTCGGGTCGGGAAGCGATCGCCAAGCGATTCAAGGAGCCGGCCGACCCGCTCAGGCTCGTCATCGTCCGCGACATGTGGCTGACCGGCTTCGACGCCCCCTGCCTGCACACGATGTACGCTGACAAGCCGATGCAAGGGCACGGCCTGATGCAAGCGATCGCTCGGGTCAACCGGGTCTTCCGAGACAAGCCCGGCGGTTTGATCGTCGACTACCTCGGGCTTGCCCACGTGCTCAAGAAAGCCCTGGCTTCGTACACCGAGGGGGATCGGCGTCAGGCCGGTATCCCCAAGGAGGAGGCCGTTGCGCTGCTGCTGGAGAAGCACGAAGTCGTCTCGGCGATGCTATTCGGGTTCGACTTCTCGCCGATCCACAGCGACGATCCGGGGCGTCGTCTCGGGGTCGTCTCGGGGGCGATGAACTTCATCCTGGAGCGGGACCAGCAGTCCCCCGAGGACAATCTCAAGTCCCGTTTCATGGACGAGGTCTCCAAGATGGTCCGGGCCTTCGCCCTGGCCGTGCCTCACGATGACGCCCTGACGATCCGTGATGAGGTCGGGTTCTTCCAGGCGGTCCGGGCGGGGCTGGTGAAGTACACGCCGGCCGAGGGGAAGTCGGAGCACGAGGTCGACTCGGCGATCCGGCAATTGGTCTCGAAGGCGATCACGACCGACCGGGTGATCGACATCTTCACCGACGCCGGGATGAAGCGACCCGAAATCTCGATCCTGTCGGACGAGTTCCTGGCCGAGGTTCGCGACCTGCCCCAGCGGAACCTCGCTCTGGAACTGCTCCGCAAACTGCTCAACGACGAGATCAAGTCGCGGTCGCGCAAGAACCTGGTCGAGGCCCGATCGTTCGCCGGGATGCTGGAGGAGGCGATCCAGCGCTATCAGAACCGCTCGATCGAGACGGCCCAGGTGATCGCTCAATTGATCGAACTCGCCAAGGAGATGCGAGCCGCCCATCGTCGGGGGGAGTCTCTCGGGCTTACCGAGGATGAATTGGCGTTCTACGATGCCCTGGAGGTTAACGACAGCGCCGTCAAGGTGATGGGGGACGAGACGCTTCGGGGGATCGCCCGAGAACTGGCCGACGTGGTCCGGCGGAACGTCTCGATCGACTGGACGGAGAAGGAGAGCGTGAAGGCGAAGTTGCGGACGATCGTCAAACGCCTGCTCCGCAAGCACGGCTACCCGCCGGACAAGCAGGAGCAGGCGACGATGACGGTGCTCGCCCAGGCTGAGACGCTTTGCAAGGACTGGGCAGCGTAA
- a CDS encoding tyrosine-type recombinase/integrase: MKLTSTRYVDKNGCRVSKQTPGARKVNERSTKYYGQYVDADSNRCRVPLSTDKTVARQQLAEIERQIELGKAGLVDPYGAQRKAPIASQIDAYEAHLRNKGVTSKHLAETMRRLRAVLEGCQVRSLADLRIEAVERFFSLLADRGTGATTRNSYRMSAKAFSRWCLMTRRMGEDALASLGPASGEIRRQRRAPTEDELSRLITTARERPLIEALTVRRGKNKGKPLASVRPEVQDELNRLGRERGLMYMTLVHTGLRRGELEALEVRHLNLSEDRPQLILPGSMTKNGKEARIPLRSDLAEALRIWLAETGKWGFDRVFRVPVQLIKILRRDLKMAGIPYRDDNGRTIDVHAFRHTTATYLAKNKVSPRVAQSFMRHSDIKLTLQTYTDLYALDEEEALAALPPLPRVMSPDETSPPTE, encoded by the coding sequence ATGAAGCTGACGTCCACGCGGTATGTGGACAAGAACGGGTGCCGCGTGTCGAAGCAGACGCCGGGGGCACGGAAGGTCAACGAGCGGTCGACGAAGTATTACGGTCAGTACGTCGACGCCGATAGCAATCGATGTCGAGTGCCATTGAGTACAGATAAGACGGTCGCCCGGCAGCAACTCGCCGAGATCGAGCGTCAGATCGAACTGGGCAAAGCAGGTCTCGTCGATCCCTATGGTGCCCAGAGAAAGGCACCGATCGCCTCGCAGATCGACGCTTACGAGGCCCACTTGCGGAACAAAGGGGTCACGTCGAAGCACCTCGCGGAAACCATGAGACGGCTCCGAGCCGTCCTCGAAGGCTGCCAAGTCCGATCTCTGGCTGATCTGAGAATCGAGGCCGTCGAGCGGTTCTTTTCGCTGCTCGCCGATCGCGGGACAGGCGCGACGACTCGGAATAGCTACCGGATGTCGGCCAAGGCGTTCTCCCGCTGGTGCCTGATGACCCGCCGAATGGGGGAAGATGCCCTGGCAAGCCTCGGCCCCGCCTCCGGGGAGATCAGGCGTCAACGCCGAGCGCCGACCGAGGACGAACTCTCCCGACTCATCACCACCGCGAGGGAACGACCGCTCATCGAGGCGTTGACCGTACGACGGGGCAAGAATAAAGGGAAGCCACTCGCAAGCGTCCGCCCCGAGGTGCAGGACGAGCTGAATCGACTCGGGCGCGAACGCGGACTGATGTACATGACGCTCGTCCACACTGGACTTCGCCGGGGCGAACTGGAGGCACTGGAGGTTCGGCACCTCAACCTCTCGGAAGACCGCCCCCAACTCATCCTCCCCGGTTCGATGACGAAGAATGGCAAGGAGGCCCGCATCCCCCTCCGTTCCGATCTCGCCGAGGCGCTTCGAATCTGGCTGGCCGAGACCGGCAAGTGGGGCTTCGACCGGGTGTTCCGCGTCCCGGTCCAACTGATCAAGATTCTCCGACGCGACCTGAAAATGGCCGGCATCCCCTACCGTGACGACAATGGCCGGACGATCGACGTCCACGCCTTCCGGCACACGACGGCGACCTACCTCGCCAAGAACAAGGTCTCGCCCCGCGTCGCCCAGAGCTTCATGCGGCACAGCGACATCAAGCTGACGCTCCAGACGTACACCGACCTCTACGCCCTCGACGAAGAGGAAGCACTTGCTGCCCTACCACCATTGCCCCGCGTGATGAGTCCAGACGAGACCTCGCCCCCGACAGAGTGA